A stretch of the Cyprinus carpio isolate SPL01 chromosome B4, ASM1834038v1, whole genome shotgun sequence genome encodes the following:
- the LOC122137008 gene encoding troponin T, cardiac muscle isoforms-like → MCDTEEFVEEFEEEQEEVNEEEEEEVEEEAEEEEEEELEEEAEEDKTEEIEEEDEKVAEEDTKPKPKMFVPNIMAPKLPEGEKVDFDDIHRKRAEKDFNELQSLIQLHFSTRQKEEDDLVALKNRIERRRADRAEQLRSRAERDRERQARFAEERARREEEAAKLRAEEEARKKKILSNKGYGGYLQKVDQKKGKRLTEREKKTKCLMERRKPLNIDHLNQEKLGEKALDLWKWLSQLYAEKFELAEKLKRQKYDINVLRNRVIDHQRGTKTTKTTRKSWK, encoded by the coding sequence ATGTGTGACACagaggagtttgtggaggagtTTGAGGAAGAACAGGAGGAGGTGAacgaagaggaagaggaggaggttgAAGAAGAGgctgaggaggaagaagaggaagaattgGAAGAAGAGGCTGAAGAAGATAAAACTGAGGAGATAGAGGAAGAAGATGAGAAAGTGGCAGAGGAGGACACCAAACCAAAGCCCAAGATGTTTGTTCCCAACATTATGGCACCAAAGCTGCCTGAAGGAGAGAAGGTGGACTTTGATGACATTCACCGGAAGCGTGCAGAGAAGGACTTCAATGAATTGCAGAGTCTCATTCAGCTGCACTTCTCCACCAGGCAGAAGGAAGAGGATGACCTCGTGGCTTTGAAGAACCGTATTGAGCGACGTCGGGCTGATCGGGCTGAGCAGCTGCGCAGCAGAGCAGAGCGTGATCGCGAGAGGCAGGCGCGATTTGCCGAGGAAAGAGCACGGCGTGAAGAGGAGGCCGCCAAACTGCGAGCTGAGGAGGAGGCCAGGAAAAAGAAGATCCTTTCTAACAAGGGCTACGGTGGCTACCTGCAGAAGGTCGATCAGAAGAAGGGCAAGAGGTTGACGGAGCGCGAGAAGAAGACCAAATGTCTGATGGAGCGTCGCAAACCGCTCAACATCGATCATCTCAACCAGGAGAAGCTTGGTGAGAAAGCCCTTGACCTTTGGAAGTGGCTCAGTCAACTGTATGCTGAGAAGTTTGAGCTGGCAGAAAAGTTAAAGAGGCAGAAGTATGACATCAATGTTCTGCGGAACCGCGTTATTGACCATCAAAGGGGAACTAAGACAACCAAGACCACCAGGAAGTCCTGGAAATAA
- the LOC109083151 gene encoding poly(U)-specific endoribonuclease-C-like, producing the protein MARGQGINQELSGVLNELWKLDVNRMKPGKDYKINLQGKAGFVAEGSNNARDSARAPLFSYVDEKKLKSMDTYAHFISLLDNYEMSTGVTEHVTKEELQENHLFLDAILKTEVMKCAHRYLVRKGLAKSDPAQFKSQLYDIWFNLYRRDKSGGEDSCGFEHVFVGETKHGKEIMGLHNWVQFYHQEKNNHVDYKGYKARNNKDTPDEDDHVLNLQFSWNGLVKPVGSCFIGVSPEFEVALFTIVFFLSDERVTKVTVKVDEYLLEIVVYRFGRSIGTSYPKMISSNNRDF; encoded by the exons ACAAGGCATCAATCAGGAGCTCTCAGGTGTGCTGAATGAACTGTGGAAGCTGGATGTGAACCGCATGAAACCTGGAAAAGACTATAAAATCAACCTACAG GGGAAGGCTGGCTTTGTAGCTGAAGGCAGTAATAATGCCAGGGACAGTGCTAGAGCTCCTCTTTTCTCCTATGTTGATGAAAAGAAGCTCAAAAGCATGGATACTTACGCTC ACTTCATAAGTCTGTTGGACAATTATGAGATGTCTACAGGAGTGACTGAGCACGTGACAAAAGAGGAGCTTCAGGAAAATCATCTTTTCCTGGATGCTATTCTCAAGACAGAGGTCATGAAG TGTGCCCACAGGTATTTAGTGCGCAAAGGTCTAGCCAAGTCGGATCCGGCTCAGTTTAAGAGCCAGCTCTATGACATCTGGTTTAATCTCTATCGCAGGGACAAAAGTGGAGG TGAAGATTCCTGTGGATTTGAGCATGTTTTTGTTGGTGAAACCAAACATGGTAAAGAGATCATGGGCCTCCACAACTGGGTCCAGTTTTACCACCAGGAGAAAAACAATCATGTGGACTACAAAGGATACAAGGCTAGAAATAACAAGGACACg CCGGACGAGGACGATCACGTCTTGAACCTGCAGTTCAGCTGGAATGGTCTGGTGAAGCCGGTGGGCAGTTGTTTCATTGGCGTCAGCCCAGAGTTCGAGGTGGCTCTCTTTACTATTGTCTTCTTTCTGTCTGATGAGCGTGTGACCAAGGTTACAGTGAAGGTGGATGAGTACCTCCTTGAGATTGTGGTGTACAGATTTGGGCGCTCCATTGGGACTTCATATCCCAAAATGATCAGCAGCAACAACCGGGATTTCTAG